The Sinorhizobium fredii USDA 257 region CAGCGCCTCCGGCACACCCTCGAGCCGCTTGAAGCGAAGCGTTCCCTCGACCATGTCGCTGGTGATCTTCGACGGATCGGCGAACAGCCGCTCCAATACGCCGAGCAGCGGGCGGCGGCGCTCCGCCGCAACGAAGTCGACGAGGAAATCCCGGCTGATCTGGCGGCTCAGCCCGATCGGGGCGATCAGCGTCAGCGAACCGACGCGCGAGGGCCGATTGGCGGCGATCGCCGCGGCGACAGCACCGCCGAAGGAGTGGGCGATGAGGTGAAGCTTGCCGGGCGCGACCGCTTCGACCGCCGCTTCCACGGCAGAGACGATCTTCGGGAAGACATCGCCGCCCGCGATCGGCGACGACGCGCCGTGTCCGGGCAGGTCGATGGCAACCACCCGCATGTTTTCGGCGAGTGCCGACTGGTTGAACAGCCATGTCGAAAGATCGCCGCCAAACCCGTGCAGCAGCACCACCGTCTCGTCGCCCTGCGGTCCAGCTTCGAGAACGTTGACGGCACCCCCATCAACAGCGATCGTTCGCGGCACGGGGACGCCGCCGTCGCCTTCGTCGCCTGCACCAAGCCGGTCGGCATAGCTTGCGATGAAGGCGTCGATCTCTTCCGACGTCGCCGCCGCCTCGGCGATCACCCCGGCCAGGGCACCGACCGGCGCCGTCGTTCCCTCTTTGAGGACGATGCGTCTCAGCGTTCCGGTGGCGGCGGCTTCGACGACATTGGTGACCTTGGTGGTTTCGATCTCCAGGATTTCCTGACCGCGCGTGACATGCTCGCCCTCGCCGACCATCCACTGGGTGATCTTGCCCTCGGTCATCGTCATTCCCCATTTGGGAACGGTGACTGCCTCGATTGACGACATCGTGGTCTACCTCTTGATAATGGAGGTCGCGGCCTTCACCACGGCATCGGCCGACGGGATATAGGCGTCCTCGAGATTGGGGGCGTAGGGAACCGGCGCATGCGGCGCCGTCACCAGCTTGATCGGCGCCTTCAGCGCATCGAAGCATTTGTCGGCAAGCAGCGCCGAGATATCGGTGGCGACACTGCAGCGCGGATTGGCTTCGTCGACGATGACGACACGCCCGATCGTCTCGGTGAACTCCAGCAGCGTGTCTTCGTCGAGCGGCGAGGTGGTGCGCGGGTCGATGATGCAGGCGGAGATGCCCTCGGCCGCCAGCTTGCGGGCGGCCTCTTCGGCGACCTGGACCATGCGGCCGATGGCGATGATCAGCACGTCCTTGCCGTCACGCGCCACCCGCGCCTCGCCGAAGGGGATCGTGTAGGCGCCGTCAGGCACTTCCCCCACCGTGTCATAGAGCATCTTGTGCTCGAGGAAGATCACCGGATCGTCGTCGCGGATCGCCTGCAGCAACAGGCCTTTGGCGTCATAGGGGGTCGACGGTATGACCACCTTGAGACCGGGAATGTGGGTGAAGATCGGATAGAGCGCCTGGGTGTGCTGCGACCCGGAGCGGCTGCCGGCGCCATAGGTGGCGCGGATGACGAGCGGCGTCTTGGCGCGGCCGCCGAACATGAAGCGGAACTTCGCCGCCTGGTTCATGATCTGATCGAGGCAGACGCCGGCGAAATCGACGAACATGATTTCCGCGATCGGGCGCAGGCCGGTCAGCGCTGCCCCCGCCGCCGCGCCGATGAACGCCGCCTCGCTGATCGGCGTGTCGCGAATGCGCTCCGGCCCGAAGGCGTCGAGCAGCCCGCGGGTGACGCCAAACGGACCACCCCAGGCATCCTTCACCCCATTGGCGCCGGCGCCGCCGGTCAGATCCTCGCCCATCATGATGACGCGCGGGTCGCGGCCCATCTCGAAGTGAAGGGCTTCGTTCAGGGCCTGCCGAAATGATTTCTGTGCCATCGTCGCGGCTCCTTACAAATACTTCACGTAAACATCGGTGGTGAGCGCGGCGAGCGGTGGGAACGGCGCCGCTCTGGCCGCACTGACGGCACGGTCGATCTCGGCTTCGACCGCCGCGTCGACGGCATCGAGCTCTGCCATCTCGACCAGCGACACCTCCTTGACGCGTTTGCGGAAATTGCTGAGGCAATCGCGCTCGCGACGCATCGCCGCCTTCTCTTCGGGGGTGCGGTAGGTGTCCGGGTCACCGCTGTAGTGGCCGTAATAGCGCGGCACATGCACGTGCAGCATCGTCGGGCCGCCGCCCGCCCGGGCGCGCTCCACCGCCTCGCCGGCCGCGGCATAGACGCTGAAGACATCGGTGCCGTCGACCTCGATGGCGGGGATGTCGTAGCTTTCGGCGCGGCGGGTGAAGCTGCCGGCCGATACATACGCGTTCGCCGTCGCCTCGCCGAAGCCGTTGTCCTCGATGACGAAGATGATCGGCAGCATCCAGATCTTGGCGAGGTTGAAACTTTCCGACATCACCCCTTCGTTCATGGCGCCGTCGCCGGCAAAGGCGACCGCCACCTGCCCGGTCCCGAGCAGCTTGGCGCTCAACGCCGCGCCGCAGGTGATCGGCGCTCCGGCCGCGACGATGCCGTTGGCACCCAGCATCCCCTTGCGAAGATCGGCAATGTGTTGCGATCCGCCCTTGCCGCCGCAGGTGCCGCTGGCACGGCCGAACAGCTCGGCCATCATGCCGTCGATGTCGACACCCTTGGCGATCGAGTGGCCGTGACCGCGGTGCGTCGAGGAAATGTAGTCGTCGTCGCGAAGCTGCAGGCAGACGCCGACCGCACTTGCCTCCTGCCCGGCATAGAGGTGGGTGTTGCCGGGGAATGTCGCCCGTCCCCATTTCCTGCATCACCCGCTCCTCGAACCGGCGGATCGTCCGCATGGTCCGATAGACGTTGATGAGCTGCTCATGTGATAGCTGCAAAGCAGACATTTGTCCCTCACTGACATTTCGCGGTTCGGCGACTCGTTTTACGAAGCGAATTTCCGCTACCGGCATGCATGTGGCTGCGGTTGCCTTCGTTGCCGTCAGGCCCTTGTTTTGCGCGAACGCCTGTACTGATCGATGACGACGGCGGCGACGATGATCATTCCCTTGATGATCTCCTGGTAATAGGAGCCGATCTTGAGGAAGGTGAAGCCTGAGGTGATGACGCCGAGAATGATTGTGCCTATCACCGTGCCAGTGATGCGACCGACGCCGCCGGCAAGCGAGGTGCCGCCAATCACCGCGGCCGCGATGGCATCGAGCTCATAGGCAACACCCATAGTGGGCTGGGCGGAGGCCGCACGCGCCGCGGTCACTACTCCGGCAAGGCCGGAAAGCAGGCCTGCGATTGCATAGACCTTGATGAGATGCGAGCCGATATCAATGCCCGAGACTCGCGCGGCCTGCGGATTGGCGCCGACCGCATAGGTGAACTTGCCGTAACGCGTATAGCGCAGAGCGATATGCGAGATGATCGCAACGGCAATGAAGATAAGTACTGGCAGCGGCAAGGGGAAGCCCAAGATGAAAAAGCTCTTGCCGAGCCACGTAAAGTCGGGATTCAGCAGCCCGATAGGCTGACCAAGTGTGTACCACTTGGCAACGCCGCGGGCGCATACCATCATTCCTAAAGTGGCGATGAAAGGCGGAATGTTTGTCTTGGCGATTATCAAGCCATTGATCAGACCGGCAAGCAAGCCAACCAAGAGCCCTGCTAGAATTGGCCAGATCGGAAACAGGTCCGTCAGGGCAGGATAAAAGGGCGCGCACGTCTATCGAGCTTTGAGCAAGAGAAGCCGCCACCATGGCAGCGAGACCAACCACGGAGCCCGACGAGAGATCGATACCACTCGTGATAATCACCTGCGTTACGCCAACGGCAAGAATACCGATGACGGAGACCTGAAGAATAATGATCGACAGCCGCTGCTGGTTGCCGAGGAATGAACTTCCAACAAAAATCCAGCCAAGGAGCTCGAACATGAGCGCGATACCGACGAGCACCACGGCCGTCGACATTTCGTTCCCAAGCTTTCTTTTCGCTGCCGGCTTTTGTGCCACGGCCGTGGCTCCAGAGGGCGTAGTCATTGCGAAGGAACCTCCGCCTTAAGAGTTGTTGGAGTTAGCTTTTGCATTTTGGTTAGCCGTCCACCTTGCATTTGGCCAAACTCGTCTGGCCGGATGTGCCGCCGTTTGCGGCACATCCGTGGTCAGCGATCAGTTCTTGCTGAGGTAGGTGTCGACGTTAGCCGCGTTCACCAGTTCAAACGGAATCCAAACCGGAGATTCGACTTTCTCGCCCTTGGCAAGTTTAATGGCGGCATCGACCGAACCGGCGCCCTGCCCCACCGCGTCCTGGAAGACGGTGGCGTCGAGATCGCCGCTCTTCACATAATGCATCGCCTCCTTGGTGGCGTCGATGCCGGCCACGATGACATCTTTCATCTCCCAACCGGCCGCCTTGAGCGAGTTCATGGCGCCCAGTGCCATGTCGTCGTTGTTGGCGACGACCGCGACCGGCTTGTAGCCCGCCGTGATCCAGTTGGTCATCAGGTCCTGCGCCTTCACCGGATCCCAGTTTGCCGTCTGCTCGTCAATGATCTTCATGAAGTTGCATTCCGGCGTCGCAACGACGTCGTGGACCGCCCGGCTACGCTCTTCGGCGGCGTGTTGGGCGAGAACACCCTGAATGATCAGAATGCCGGCATCCTCGGTCTTGCCCTCTTCCTTCAAAACCCGGCAAACTTCTTTGGCTTGCAGCGTGCCGGCGTCGATCTCCTTCGAGCCGATGAAAGCCGCCTCCGAGCCGAGCTTGTCAAGGTCGCTCGGCGTGTTGTTGACATAGACCAGCGGAATGCCGGCGTCGGCCGCCATTTTCGTGATCGTCGGCGTCGCGGTGCTCTCCACGACGTTCACAATGATGGCGTCGACCTTGGCGGCAATGAAGTTCTGGATCTGCGACAGCTGTTTGTTGACATCGGCGTCAGCAAACTCGATCTGCAGAGGCTGGTTGGTCTTGGCGGCCTCGTCCTTCATCGCCTGAACCATCACCGCCAGGAACGTGTCGTTGGACGCAATGGTCACCCCGATATCGCCTGCATAAGCCGACGACGCCGCGAGAAACATCGCAGTTGTTCCAATAATCATTCGCTTCATTTCTATTCCCCTTTTCTTGTTCGGGTGTCCGGCAGCACCCAAGATCATCCGGACCGTCCTCCTCCACTGAGGAACGGCTTATGTTAACGATTACATGGCTAGGTCGATTTTGGCGCGTTTGCTGCGTCGACCAACGGCTTGAGATATTCCATCGAGACCCGCGCTACCCAGTCCGGCTCGATGCCCCGCTGGTGGAAACCGCATTCCATCGACAGATAGCCGTCGAAGCCGGTTTCCTTCAGCGCGTCGATGAGCGCTGGGAAGTCGCCCCTGCCCATGCCCGGAGGCAGTCGGTTGTTGTCCGAAGCGTGGATATGGACCAGGTCCTTCCCCATCGCATATACATAATCGCTCATCACCTCCTTCTCGGTGATGAC contains the following coding sequences:
- a CDS encoding acetoin dehydrogenase dihydrolipoyllysine-residue acetyltransferase subunit, whose protein sequence is MSSIEAVTVPKWGMTMTEGKITQWMVGEGEHVTRGQEILEIETTKVTNVVEAAATGTLRRIVLKEGTTAPVGALAGVIAEAAATSEEIDAFIASYADRLGAGDEGDGGVPVPRTIAVDGGAVNVLEAGPQGDETVVLLHGFGGDLSTWLFNQSALAENMRVVAIDLPGHGASSPIAGGDVFPKIVSAVEAAVEAVAPGKLHLIAHSFGGAVAAAIAANRPSRVGSLTLIAPIGLSRQISRDFLVDFVAAERRRPLLGVLERLFADPSKITSDMVEGTLRFKRLEGVPEALSAIADTIADDNGQLQSIGDQLQALTCPVTLIWGERDGIVPVPQQAEVPGNVQLRIIPGAGHMPQMEASSAVNEAIMENIQHG
- a CDS encoding alpha-ketoacid dehydrogenase subunit beta, translating into MAQKSFRQALNEALHFEMGRDPRVIMMGEDLTGGAGANGVKDAWGGPFGVTRGLLDAFGPERIRDTPISEAAFIGAAAGAALTGLRPIAEIMFVDFAGVCLDQIMNQAAKFRFMFGGRAKTPLVIRATYGAGSRSGSQHTQALYPIFTHIPGLKVVIPSTPYDAKGLLLQAIRDDDPVIFLEHKMLYDTVGEVPDGAYTIPFGEARVARDGKDVLIIAIGRMVQVAEEAARKLAAEGISACIIDPRTTSPLDEDTLLEFTETIGRVVIVDEANPRCSVATDISALLADKCFDALKAPIKLVTAPHAPVPYAPNLEDAYIPSADAVVKAATSIIKR
- a CDS encoding substrate-binding domain-containing protein produces the protein MKRMIIGTTAMFLAASSAYAGDIGVTIASNDTFLAVMVQAMKDEAAKTNQPLQIEFADADVNKQLSQIQNFIAAKVDAIIVNVVESTATPTITKMAADAGIPLVYVNNTPSDLDKLGSEAAFIGSKEIDAGTLQAKEVCRVLKEEGKTEDAGILIIQGVLAQHAAEERSRAVHDVVATPECNFMKIIDEQTANWDPVKAQDLMTNWITAGYKPVAVVANNDDMALGAMNSLKAAGWEMKDVIVAGIDATKEAMHYVKSGDLDATVFQDAVGQGAGSVDAAIKLAKGEKVESPVWIPFELVNAANVDTYLSKN